The Tepidisphaeraceae bacterium region GCCCAAGCTGGCGGTGAACGAGACGGAGGCCGAGCAGGTGCGGCGGATCTTCGCGACCTACCTGGAGAACCGGGCCCTGATCCCGGCCGTCACGGCGATCACTGCCCTCGGGTGGACGACGAAGGCGTGGGTCGGCCGGGACGGCACGCCGCGGGGTGGCCAGCCGTTCAACAAGTCAACGCTGCACCAGCTGCTGACCAACGTCGTGTACACCGGCAAGGTGCGGTACAAGGACGAGGTCCACCCCGGGGAACATGCCGCGATCGTGGATGAGGAGACGTACCAGAAAGTCCAAGCGGTGCTCGCCCGCAACGGCAAGACGGGCGGTGCCGCCGTCCGCAACCGCTACGGCGCCATCCTCAAGGGGCTCTTGCGGTGCAGCCCCTGCGACTGCTCGATGGGCCACACCTACACCAGCAAGGGGAGCAAGCGCTACAGCTACTACATCTGCCTCAACGCCCACAAACGGGGCTGGGACACGTGCCCGAGCTTGCCCTTGCGGGCGTCCTCCTTCGGCTGCTCAGCCTCCTTGGCGGGCGCTGCCACCGTCGTCTTCGCCTTTGCGGGCCGTTTTGCGGCTGGTGCGACCTCGGCGGGCTCAGGGTCGCCTGCGGGCGCGATCGCCTCGTGTTGGGCCTCTGGCGCGCGTTGCGGGGCCTCGGGTTCCGCAGCCGCCGGGCGCAGGTGGCGCACGTCATTCACCCGCACGGGCTTGCCCATGTCGCTGACGGCGTTCCACCCGGTCTTGGCCGGGCCGAGGATGGTCACCCCTACCCACCGGCTGCTGACCTTCGCCTCGTACGCTTCGCCCACTTGTACCTGGTCCTTCGTCATGTTCGCTCCTGCGTTGAACTCCTGAAGGGGCCGGCCATCCCGGCCCCGGTGACGGACATGTGTCCATGGGTGCCAACACACGTCAAGTCATTAATCTGGTTATCCCGGCCCGG contains the following coding sequences:
- a CDS encoding recombinase family protein, producing PKLAVNETEAEQVRRIFATYLENRALIPAVTAITALGWTTKAWVGRDGTPRGGQPFNKSTLHQLLTNVVYTGKVRYKDEVHPGEHAAIVDEETYQKVQAVLARNGKTGGAAVRNRYGAILKGLLRCSPCDCSMGHTYTSKGSKRYSYYICLNAHKRGWDTCPSLPLRASSFGCSASLAGAATVVFAFAGRFAAGATSAGSGSPAGAIASCWASGARCGASGSAAAGRRWRTSFTRTGLPMSLTAFHPVLAGPRMVTPTHRLLTFASYASPTCTWSFVMFAPALNS